From one Sparus aurata chromosome 16, fSpaAur1.1, whole genome shotgun sequence genomic stretch:
- the cnksr3 gene encoding connector enhancer of kinase suppressor of ras 3, with product MEPITKWTPKQVVDWMRGLDDSLQQYVSNFEREKISGEQLLKITHQDLEELGVARIGHQELVLEAVDLLCALNYGVETDNLKNLVVRMRAATNSLHMATSDRRKSPAYDGSTSRKPPNDFLTSVVELIGAAKSLLAWLDRTPLTGISDFTTTKNKIIQLCLELTTTVQQDCSVYEMEEKILEVSKILNNICDQTVRTTSDPLMSQSACLEEVQLTNIKPGEGLGMYIKSTYDGLHVITGTTEHSPADLTRKIHAGDEVIQVNQQTVVGWQLKNLVMKLREDPKGVVLLLKKRPTGTTGFTPAPLKNMRWKPPVPQNNSSLIRAQSPCGSANGSTKKEKPALLDLYIPPPPPMPYTPRESRADTFSSITKRPKGSESPNSYLDQESRRRCTIADYDKLSVGCPIEANVIQPRMREHKPSRGKPRPLSMPADTCVGLVDPYAKPWAQGRKGEDLLYRYLSNERIPTIAEEVPSVSPPYRPAGERHLVRVDHIRGSRYYSNSDLHNSATIPYQEDMRKAPVAPASKRTTAERSLLVSWITRLKLLTH from the exons ATGGAGCCGATAACAAAGTGGACGCCGAAGCAAGTTGTCGACTGGATGAGAG GTTTAGATGACAGCCTGCAGCAATATGTGAGCAACTTTGAGCGGGAAAAGATCAGTGGGGAGCAGTTATTGAAgatcacacatcaagacctggAGGAGCTCGGAGTGGCCAGGATTGGACACCAGGAGCTAGTGCTGGAGGCTGTCGATCTACTCTGCGCTCTG AACTATGGGGTAGAGACGGACAACTTGAAGAATCTGGTGGTGAGGATGAGAGCTGCCACCAACAGTCTGCACATGGCAACATCCGACCGCAGGAAAAGCCCAGCGTATGATGGCAGCACCTCACGCAAGCCACCCAATGACTTCCTCACCTCTGTGGTGGAGCTGATTGGTGCTGCAAAGAGCCTCCTGGCTTGGCTCGACAG GACACCTTTGACAGGGATCAGTGACTTCACAACCACCAAGAACAAGATCATTCAGCTGTGCCTGGAGCTCACTACCACAGTTCAACAG GACTGCAGTGTTTACgagatggaggagaagatcCTGGAAGTT TCTAAGATTTTGAACAACATCTGTGATCAGACCGTGAGAACCACCTCTGACCCCCTGATGAGCCAGTCGGCCTGCTTGGAAGAAGTCCAGCTGACCAATATCAAACCAGGAGAGGGCCTG GGGATGTACATCAAGTCTACCTATGATGGGTTACATGTCATCACAGGAACCACAGAGCAT TCACCTGCAGACCTGACCAGGAAGATCCATGCTGGTGATGAGGTGATCCAGGTTAACCAGCAAACAGTG GTTGGCTGGCAGCTGAAAAACCTGGTTATGAAACTGAGGGAGGACCCCAAAGGTGTTGTTCTACTCCTTAAGAAGAGGCCCACAGGCACCACAGGTTTCACTCCCGCCCCGCTCAAGAACATGCGTTGGAAGCCCCCAGTaccacag AACAATTCCTCCCTGATCAGAGCCCAGTCCCCCTGTGGTTCAGCAAATGGATCAACCAAAAAGGAGAAGCCGGCTCTCCTGGACTTGTATATCCCCCCGCCTCCACCGATGCCATACACCCCACG TGAGTCAAGAGCAGACACCTTCTCCAGCATTACTAAAAGACCAAAGGGCTCTGAGTCACCAAACTCCTACCTGGACCAGGAGAGCAGAAGACGCTGCACGATTGCAGATTATGACAAATTAAGCGTTGGCTGTCCCATCGAGGCCAATGTGATTCAGCCCAGGATGAGGGAGCACAAGCCCTCGCGTG GGAAGCCCCGGCCCCTTTCAATGCCAGCGGACACCTGTGTTGGATTGGTAGATCCCTACGCTAAGCCATGGGCACAGGGAAGGAAAG GTGAAGACCTCCTGTATAGATACCTGAGCAATGAAAGGATCCCCACCATCGCAGAGGAGGTCCCCTCCGTGTCTCCACCCTACAGGCCTGCGGGGGAGCGCCACCTCGTCAGAGTGGACCACATCAGGGGCAGCCGCTACTACTCCAACTCAGACCTCCACAACAGCGCCACCATCCCCTACCAGGAGGACATGAGAAAGGCCCCAGTAGCCCCCGCCTCCAAGCGCACAACGGCAGAACGCTCACTACTGGTCAGTTGGATCACGCGGCTTAAGCTATTGACTCACTGA